A genomic window from Pantoea alhagi includes:
- the mdtH gene encoding multidrug efflux MFS transporter MdtH, which translates to MAGVARARRLGRVFLLVDNMLVVLGFFVVFPLISIRFVDQLGWAAMIVGIALGLRQLVQQGLGVFGGAIADRFGAKPMIISGMLLRAAGFAAMAVAHEPWVLWFSCLLSGIGGTLFDPPRTALVVKLIRPEARGRFFSLLMMQDSAGAVLGALIGSWLLAWDFRLVCWVGALVFVLAALFNALLLPAWRISTVPTPLREGLGRVLKDRRFCTYVLTLTGYYILAVQVMLMLPIMVNQIAGTASAVKWMYAIEAALSLSLLYPIARWSEKRFRLEHRLMAGLLLMTLSLLPIGLTDSLQQLFILICLFYIGAIIAEPARETLSAELASSRARGSYLGFSRLGLALGGALGYTGGGWIFDTGRELDLPELPWLMLGCTGAITLLALWWQFQPRAAAPAILRGG; encoded by the coding sequence ATGGCTGGAGTTGCGCGCGCCCGACGTCTTGGTCGGGTTTTTCTGTTGGTAGATAACATGCTGGTGGTGCTGGGATTCTTTGTGGTGTTCCCGTTGATCTCAATCCGCTTCGTTGATCAGCTGGGCTGGGCGGCGATGATCGTCGGGATCGCGCTGGGTTTGCGCCAGCTGGTGCAGCAGGGACTGGGCGTATTTGGCGGCGCTATTGCCGATCGCTTCGGCGCCAAGCCAATGATTATCAGCGGCATGTTGCTGCGTGCGGCTGGTTTTGCTGCGATGGCGGTGGCACACGAGCCGTGGGTATTGTGGTTTTCCTGTCTGCTTTCCGGCATTGGCGGCACGCTGTTCGATCCGCCGCGTACCGCGCTGGTGGTGAAGCTGATTCGTCCCGAGGCGCGTGGCCGTTTCTTTTCGCTGTTGATGATGCAGGACAGCGCTGGCGCAGTGCTGGGTGCGCTGATTGGCAGCTGGCTGCTGGCGTGGGATTTCCGCCTGGTTTGCTGGGTGGGCGCGCTGGTTTTTGTCCTGGCCGCGCTGTTTAACGCGCTGCTGCTGCCAGCCTGGCGTATTTCTACCGTGCCGACCCCGCTGCGCGAAGGGCTGGGACGGGTGCTGAAAGATCGCCGTTTTTGCACCTATGTGCTGACCTTAACCGGCTATTACATTCTGGCGGTTCAGGTCATGCTGATGCTGCCGATTATGGTAAACCAGATTGCCGGAACTGCCAGTGCAGTCAAATGGATGTATGCCATTGAGGCTGCGCTGTCGCTGTCACTGCTTTATCCGATTGCCCGCTGGAGCGAAAAGCGCTTTCGTCTGGAGCATCGTTTAATGGCTGGTCTGCTGCTGATGACGCTGAGCCTGCTGCCGATTGGCCTGACTGATTCCTTACAGCAGCTGTTTATTTTGATCTGCCTGTTCTATATCGGCGCAATTATTGCCGAGCCGGCGCGTGAAACCCTGAGCGCGGAGCTGGCCAGCTCACGGGCACGCGGCAGCTATCTTGGCTTTAGTCGCCTGGGTCTGGCGCTGGGCGGCGCGCTGGGATATACCGGCGGCGGCTGGATATTTGATACCGGACGCGAGCTGGATTTGCCGGAGCTGCCGTGGCTGATGCTGGGCTGTACCGGTGCAATTACCCTGCTGGCGCTGTGGTGGCAATTTCAGCCGCGCGCCGCAGCGCCCGCTATATTGCGCGGCGGCTAA
- a CDS encoding lipoprotein: protein MNKAFLALCALVLAGLLTACNQLTQYTISEQEINQALQKHNNYQKDIGVSGLVNAHIVLNNLSSQIGREEAGKVTLSGNAKVNITSLLGPQQADMQLKMKAQPFFDKQKGAIFLKDLEIVEANVQPEKMQPILHTLTPYLNQSLKSYFDREPAYILSEDRSKAEAMAKKLAKGIEVKPGELVIPFID, encoded by the coding sequence ATGAACAAGGCGTTTTTGGCGCTCTGCGCCCTTGTGCTGGCCGGTCTGTTGACCGCCTGTAATCAGCTAACCCAGTACACAATTTCCGAGCAGGAGATCAATCAGGCCCTGCAGAAACATAATAATTATCAGAAAGACATTGGCGTGTCCGGGCTGGTTAATGCCCATATCGTGCTGAATAACCTCAGCAGTCAGATTGGCCGCGAGGAAGCCGGTAAGGTGACGCTCTCCGGCAATGCGAAAGTGAATATCACTTCGCTGCTGGGGCCGCAGCAGGCGGATATGCAGCTGAAGATGAAAGCTCAGCCGTTCTTCGATAAACAAAAAGGCGCGATTTTTCTGAAGGATCTGGAGATCGTGGAAGCCAATGTGCAGCCGGAAAAAATGCAGCCGATCCTGCATACCCTCACGCCCTATCTTAACCAGTCGCTGAAAAGCTATTTCGATCGCGAACCGGCTTATATCCTGAGCGAAGATCGCAGCAAAGCGGAAGCGATGGCGAAAAAACTGGCGAAAGGAATTGAGGTAAAACCGGGTGAGCTGGTGATCCCTTTTATCGACTGA
- the rimJ gene encoding ribosomal protein S5-alanine N-acetyltransferase: MFGYRSAAPKVRLTTDRLVVRLVHERDAWRLADYYTENRAFLKPWEPVRDESHCYPSGWQARLGLITDMHKQGSAFYFIVMDPEEKEVRGVANFSNVLRGSFHACYLGYSLGEKWQGQGMMFEALQAAIRYMQRQQRMHRIMANYMPHNQRSGNLLARLGFEKEGYAKDYLLINGRWQDHVLTALTSQEWTPERRG, translated from the coding sequence ATGTTTGGCTACCGTTCCGCCGCACCGAAAGTGCGTCTGACCACCGATCGGTTGGTGGTCCGCCTTGTTCATGAACGCGATGCATGGCGACTGGCTGATTACTACACGGAAAACCGCGCTTTCCTTAAACCCTGGGAGCCGGTCCGTGATGAGAGCCACTGCTATCCTTCTGGCTGGCAGGCGCGTCTTGGGTTGATTACCGATATGCATAAACAGGGCAGCGCCTTCTATTTTATCGTGATGGATCCTGAAGAGAAGGAAGTGCGCGGCGTGGCTAACTTTAGCAACGTGTTGCGCGGCTCGTTTCACGCCTGCTATCTCGGTTATTCGCTCGGTGAAAAATGGCAGGGACAGGGCATGATGTTCGAAGCGCTGCAGGCGGCGATTCGCTATATGCAGCGGCAGCAGCGGATGCATCGTATTATGGCGAACTATATGCCGCACAATCAGCGCAGCGGTAATCTGCTGGCGCGGCTCGGGTTTGAGAAAGAAGGCTATGCGAAAGATTACCTGCTTATTAATGGCCGCTGGCAGGATCATGTGCTGACCGCGCTCACCAGTCAGGAGTGGACGCCGGAGCGGCGTGGCTAA
- the solA gene encoding N-methyl-L-tryptophan oxidase — protein MVYDLIVIGSGSVGAAAGWYATRAGLKVLMIDSAHPPHQEGSHHGATRLIRHAYGEGARYVPLVLRAQQLWDELEQQSGEQIMHRSGIINLSPADSPFINNVTESARQFQLEIEVLSPEQIRQRWPEIAVPEGYTGVFEPRSGYLKSEVAIRSWIRLAREAGCAQLFNCAVSAIAREDELQRVTTADGDYYGRKLLLSVGTAVKQFCPDIPVTPVRKVFAWYQADGRYSENNKFPGFTVEMADGSQYYGFPADNNALKIGRHDGGQPMQNAQDRKPFGAYASDGNEVFNFLRRFLPGVGVCLHGAACAYDNSPDEDFIIDTLPEDNNRMIITGLSGHGFKFASVLGEIASAFASNKSCKFDLSPFSLSRFK, from the coding sequence ATGGTTTATGATCTTATCGTTATCGGTAGTGGTTCCGTCGGGGCCGCCGCAGGCTGGTACGCGACGCGTGCCGGGCTTAAGGTGCTGATGATTGACAGCGCGCACCCGCCCCATCAGGAAGGCAGCCACCACGGCGCAACGCGTCTGATTCGTCACGCCTATGGCGAGGGCGCTCGCTATGTTCCACTGGTTTTGCGCGCTCAGCAATTGTGGGATGAACTGGAGCAACAGAGCGGTGAACAGATTATGCACCGCAGCGGCATCATCAACCTTTCTCCTGCCGACTCGCCGTTTATTAACAACGTAACAGAAAGCGCACGCCAGTTTCAGCTGGAGATTGAGGTTTTATCGCCAGAGCAGATACGCCAACGCTGGCCAGAAATTGCGGTACCGGAAGGCTACACGGGCGTTTTTGAACCGCGCTCCGGCTATCTGAAATCAGAGGTGGCGATTCGCAGCTGGATTCGCCTGGCGCGCGAAGCGGGCTGCGCTCAGCTGTTTAACTGTGCGGTATCCGCCATTGCCCGCGAAGATGAGCTGCAGCGCGTGACCACGGCTGATGGCGACTACTATGGACGCAAGCTGTTACTCAGCGTCGGCACCGCCGTTAAGCAGTTCTGCCCTGATATACCGGTTACGCCAGTACGCAAAGTGTTTGCCTGGTATCAGGCCGACGGGCGCTACAGCGAAAATAATAAGTTTCCCGGCTTCACCGTGGAAATGGCCGATGGCAGCCAGTATTACGGCTTTCCCGCAGATAATAACGCGCTAAAAATAGGCCGACATGACGGTGGTCAGCCAATGCAGAACGCACAGGATCGCAAACCTTTTGGCGCTTATGCCAGCGATGGCAATGAGGTTTTTAATTTCCTCCGCCGCTTTCTGCCCGGCGTAGGGGTTTGTTTGCACGGCGCCGCCTGCGCTTATGATAATTCTCCCGACGAGGATTTTATTATCGATACGCTGCCGGAAGATAATAATCGCATGATAATAACCGGACTCAGCGGTCACGGTTTTAAATTCGCCAGCGTATTAGGTGAAATAGCCAGCGCCTTTGCCAGCAATAAATCATGTAAATTTGATTTATCGCCATTTTCTTTGTCCCGTTTTAAATAA
- the bssS gene encoding biofilm formation regulator BssS, with amino-acid sequence MDSNKEIIQTHPLVGWDISTVDSYDAMMIRLHSLSSNEQQPDEADVGPTYWLTTDVARQFISILEAGIAKIEASEILARDYKKH; translated from the coding sequence ATGGACAGTAATAAAGAGATTATTCAGACACATCCCCTCGTTGGATGGGATATCAGTACCGTGGACTCGTATGATGCGATGATGATTCGTCTGCATTCGCTTTCATCTAATGAGCAACAGCCTGATGAAGCCGACGTAGGGCCGACTTACTGGCTGACTACGGACGTTGCCAGACAGTTTATCTCCATTCTGGAAGCAGGTATCGCTAAAATAGAAGCCAGCGAAATCCTTGCCCGAGACTACAAAAAGCATTAA
- the pyrC gene encoding dihydroorotase: MTAQPQQLIIRRPDDWHIHLRDDEMLRAVLPFTSAVCGRAIVMPNLVPPVTSVEAASAYRARILAALPEGHTFQPLITCYLTDSLQPDEVEKGFQAGVFTAAKLYPAHATTNSSHGVTSIDAIATVLERMQRIGMPLLIHGEVTDAHIDIFDREARFIETVMEPLRQRYPELKVVFEHITTKEAAQYVEAGNDLLAATITPQHLMFNRNHMLVGGVRPHLYCLPILKRNVHQEALRKVIASGNHRFFLGTDTAPHLRHRKEASCGCAGVFNAPTALPAYATVFEEMGALQHFEAFCSENGPNFYGLPLNEGTIRLVREPWTVDESIAAAGDTLVPFLAGETLNWRIA; this comes from the coding sequence ATGACTGCACAACCTCAGCAACTGATCATTCGCCGCCCTGACGACTGGCATATCCATCTGCGTGACGATGAGATGCTGCGCGCCGTATTGCCTTTTACCAGCGCCGTGTGCGGCCGTGCCATTGTGATGCCTAATCTGGTGCCGCCCGTCACCAGCGTGGAGGCGGCAAGCGCCTATCGCGCACGTATTCTGGCCGCGTTGCCGGAAGGACATACTTTCCAGCCGTTAATAACCTGCTATCTTACCGATTCGCTTCAGCCTGATGAGGTGGAAAAAGGCTTTCAGGCCGGAGTTTTTACCGCAGCCAAGCTTTATCCCGCTCACGCCACCACCAACTCCAGTCATGGCGTAACCAGTATTGACGCCATCGCCACGGTGCTGGAGCGTATGCAGCGCATCGGCATGCCGCTGCTGATTCATGGCGAAGTGACCGATGCGCATATCGATATTTTCGATCGTGAGGCACGCTTTATCGAAACGGTTATGGAGCCGCTGCGTCAGCGCTACCCTGAACTGAAAGTGGTGTTTGAACATATCACCACCAAAGAAGCCGCACAGTATGTCGAGGCGGGCAATGATCTGCTGGCTGCGACAATCACGCCACAGCATCTGATGTTTAACCGTAACCATATGCTGGTGGGCGGTGTGCGCCCGCATCTCTATTGCCTGCCGATCCTGAAGCGCAATGTCCATCAGGAGGCGCTGCGCAAGGTAATTGCCAGCGGTAACCATCGCTTCTTCCTCGGCACCGATACCGCGCCGCATTTACGTCATCGTAAAGAGGCCAGCTGTGGCTGCGCCGGGGTGTTTAATGCGCCGACCGCGCTCCCCGCTTACGCTACGGTTTTTGAAGAGATGGGTGCGCTACAGCATTTTGAAGCCTTCTGTTCAGAAAACGGCCCAAACTTTTACGGTCTGCCGCTGAATGAAGGAACGATTCGCCTGGTGCGTGAACCCTGGACTGTCGACGAAAGCATTGCGGCGGCGGGCGATACGCTGGTGCCTTTCCTCGCCGGTGAAACCCTGAACTGGCGCATTGCCTGA
- the dinI gene encoding DNA damage-inducible protein I, whose protein sequence is MRVEVTIAKTTQLPAGAIDALTQELSKRIDKEFPEMANHISVRYASANNLTVMGSGKDAKDRVTEILQETWESADDWFITD, encoded by the coding sequence ATGCGTGTTGAAGTAACCATAGCGAAAACCACTCAGCTCCCTGCCGGCGCTATCGATGCGCTGACGCAGGAACTGTCAAAACGAATCGATAAAGAATTTCCGGAAATGGCCAACCATATTTCGGTGCGCTACGCCAGCGCGAATAACCTGACCGTGATGGGCAGTGGTAAAGATGCCAAAGATCGTGTGACCGAGATCCTGCAGGAAACCTGGGAGAGCGCCGACGACTGGTTTATCACTGACTAG
- the grxB gene encoding glutaredoxin 2 — protein MKLYIYDHCPFCVKARMIFGLKNLPVELVIMLNDDEETPVRLIGQKMAPILQKEDGSCMPESLDIVRYVDQLDGEPLLTGKTNPAINDWLRNMGSYVNKLLLPRVAEGAFAEFATPQARSYFKNKKEANIGDFAELKQHADGLIKKISNDMRDLNKLIVKPNAVNGELSLDDINLFPLLRSLTLIAGINWPSRVAEYRDNMAKQTQVNLLSSVAG, from the coding sequence GTGAAACTCTATATTTACGATCATTGTCCGTTTTGCGTTAAAGCACGCATGATTTTTGGCCTGAAAAATCTGCCGGTAGAACTGGTGATAATGCTTAACGATGATGAGGAGACACCAGTCCGTCTGATTGGTCAGAAAATGGCGCCGATTCTGCAAAAAGAGGATGGCAGCTGTATGCCGGAGAGCCTTGATATTGTGCGCTATGTCGATCAGCTGGATGGCGAACCATTACTGACCGGTAAAACCAATCCCGCAATTAACGACTGGCTGCGCAACATGGGTAGCTATGTGAATAAGCTGCTGCTGCCGCGCGTTGCTGAAGGCGCTTTTGCCGAGTTCGCCACGCCGCAGGCGCGCAGCTATTTCAAAAACAAAAAGGAAGCCAACATTGGCGACTTTGCTGAATTAAAACAGCATGCAGACGGGCTGATCAAAAAGATCTCTAACGATATGCGCGATCTCAATAAGCTGATCGTGAAGCCGAACGCCGTTAATGGCGAACTGAGCCTGGATGATATTAACCTGTTTCCTCTGCTGCGTTCGCTGACGCTGATAGCGGGTATTAACTGGCCCAGCCGGGTCGCGGAGTATCGCGATAATATGGCGAAGCAAACGCAGGTCAATTTGTTAAGTTCGGTTGCGGGTTAA
- the proP gene encoding glycine betaine/L-proline transporter ProP: MNVATGSSKKHFWQKKGQKELTVDDITIVDKAMLKRAVGAAALGNAMEWFDFGVYSYLAVTIGKVFFPGGSPAAQLIATFGAFAAAFLVRPIGGLFFGPLGDRIGRQKVLAITMIMMAIGTFCIGLIPGYNSIGIAAPLLLLLARLVQGFSTGGEYGGAATFIAEYSTDKRRGFMGSWLEFGTLGGYLLGAGLVTALTALLSADQLLSWGWRIPFFIAAPLGLFGLYIRLKLEETPAFQKHMEKQEALEHSKPRLTLWQMLRKYRAQMLKCIGLVLLFNVSNYMLTSYMPSYLTGVLGLSELSGLMLVLVVMFVMMPLTLFWGHWNDRLGRRPVIALGAVGLLVFSIPCLMLVATGNLVFVFIGLMIFGVLHSCFSGTMPSALPALFATDVRYSALAIGFNISVSLFGGTTPLMTAWLVDKFQNLLMPAYYLMGAGVIGLITVFFMRETARKPLHGSAPAVGSEAEAVKLVKKLKLRRQKEHRATQ; encoded by the coding sequence ATGAACGTCGCTACAGGCTCATCTAAAAAACATTTCTGGCAGAAAAAAGGCCAAAAAGAACTTACCGTCGATGATATTACCATTGTCGATAAGGCTATGCTGAAACGCGCTGTGGGTGCAGCCGCGCTCGGCAACGCCATGGAGTGGTTTGACTTTGGCGTATACAGCTATCTGGCCGTTACCATTGGTAAAGTGTTCTTCCCCGGCGGCAGTCCGGCTGCACAGTTGATTGCCACCTTTGGCGCTTTCGCCGCCGCGTTTCTGGTACGTCCCATTGGCGGGCTCTTTTTCGGCCCGCTGGGCGATCGTATCGGTCGGCAAAAAGTGCTGGCCATCACCATGATCATGATGGCAATCGGGACCTTTTGTATTGGACTGATCCCCGGCTATAACAGCATCGGTATTGCTGCACCGTTACTGCTGCTGCTGGCGCGGCTGGTACAGGGCTTTTCCACTGGCGGTGAATATGGCGGCGCGGCGACCTTTATCGCTGAATACTCAACCGACAAACGTCGCGGTTTTATGGGGAGCTGGCTGGAATTCGGCACGCTGGGCGGGTATCTGTTGGGCGCGGGGCTGGTCACCGCACTGACGGCGCTGCTCTCTGCCGATCAGCTACTTAGCTGGGGCTGGCGTATTCCTTTCTTCATTGCTGCACCGCTGGGACTGTTTGGCCTTTATATTCGTCTGAAGCTGGAAGAGACACCGGCGTTTCAGAAGCATATGGAAAAACAGGAAGCGCTGGAACACAGCAAACCGCGGCTAACTCTGTGGCAAATGCTGCGTAAATATCGGGCACAGATGCTGAAGTGTATTGGTCTGGTACTACTGTTTAATGTCTCCAACTATATGCTGACCTCTTATATGCCCAGCTATCTCACCGGCGTGCTGGGTCTGAGCGAGCTAAGCGGCCTGATGCTGGTGCTGGTGGTGATGTTTGTTATGATGCCGCTCACGCTGTTCTGGGGACACTGGAACGATCGCCTGGGACGTCGTCCGGTGATTGCGCTGGGCGCGGTGGGGCTGCTGGTATTCTCCATTCCCTGCCTGATGCTGGTGGCGACCGGCAACCTGGTATTTGTTTTCATTGGCCTGATGATCTTTGGCGTGCTGCATAGCTGCTTTAGCGGCACCATGCCGTCGGCGCTGCCAGCGCTGTTTGCCACCGATGTGCGCTATAGTGCGCTGGCTATCGGTTTTAATATCTCCGTATCGCTGTTTGGCGGCACCACGCCGTTGATGACCGCCTGGCTTGTGGATAAATTCCAGAATCTGCTGATGCCAGCTTATTACCTGATGGGAGCGGGCGTTATCGGCTTGATTACCGTGTTCTTTATGCGCGAAACGGCGCGTAAGCCGCTGCATGGTTCAGCACCGGCGGTGGGTTCAGAAGCAGAAGCGGTAAAACTGGTGAAAAAACTCAAGCTGCGTCGCCAAAAAGAGCACAGGGCGACGCAATAA
- a CDS encoding cytochrome b, translated as MGWKNSGDGYGHFSLLLHWLVALAVYGMFALGLWMVSLGYYDTWYHKAPELHKSIGMVLFAVMILRVIWRFVSPPPAPLASYSPLVRYSAVAVHLLLYLLLFAIFISGYLISTAEGKPIDVFGVLPVPATFSGYGAQADLAGDIHLWLAWLVVIMSLLHGLAALKHHFIDRDITLKRMLGYRITSSVKTEK; from the coding sequence ATGGGATGGAAAAATAGCGGCGACGGATATGGTCATTTTAGCTTATTGCTCCACTGGCTGGTGGCGCTGGCCGTGTACGGTATGTTCGCGCTGGGTTTGTGGATGGTTTCGCTGGGCTATTACGACACCTGGTATCATAAGGCGCCGGAGTTGCATAAAAGCATCGGCATGGTGCTGTTTGCCGTCATGATTTTACGGGTAATCTGGCGCTTTGTTTCTCCGCCCCCTGCTCCGCTCGCCAGCTACTCTCCGCTGGTGCGCTATTCCGCCGTGGCGGTCCACCTGCTGCTCTATTTATTGCTTTTTGCCATTTTTATCAGCGGCTATCTGATATCAACCGCAGAAGGCAAACCCATCGACGTCTTCGGCGTGTTGCCTGTTCCGGCTACTTTTAGCGGCTACGGTGCGCAGGCCGATCTGGCGGGCGATATTCACCTGTGGCTGGCCTGGCTGGTAGTGATTATGTCACTGCTGCACGGACTGGCTGCATTAAAGCATCACTTTATCGATCGCGATATTACCCTGAAACGTATGCTGGGCTACCGCATCACTTCATCTGTTAAAACGGAGAAATAA
- a CDS encoding YceI family protein, with product MKKTLCALTAATLLLGAQAATAAEYKIDKEGQHAFIQFRIKHLGYSWLYGTFKDFDGGFTFDEKNPAADKVNVTINTSSVDTNHAERDKHLRSADFLNVSKFPQATFVSTGVKKDGDELDITGNLTLNGVTKPITLEAKLLGQGDDPWGGYRAGFEAEGKLALKDFNITKDLGPASQEVELIISVEGVRQK from the coding sequence TTGAAAAAAACGCTTTGCGCGTTGACCGCAGCCACGTTGTTGCTGGGTGCTCAGGCTGCTACCGCAGCGGAATATAAAATTGATAAAGAGGGGCAGCACGCCTTTATTCAGTTCCGCATTAAGCATTTAGGCTACAGCTGGCTGTACGGCACCTTTAAAGATTTTGACGGCGGCTTTACCTTTGATGAGAAAAACCCGGCGGCCGATAAAGTTAACGTAACGATTAATACCAGCAGCGTTGATACCAACCATGCCGAACGTGATAAGCATCTGCGCAGCGCCGATTTTCTCAACGTCAGCAAATTCCCGCAGGCAACCTTTGTTTCTACCGGCGTGAAAAAGGATGGCGACGAACTGGATATTACCGGCAATCTGACGCTGAACGGCGTAACCAAACCGATTACGCTGGAAGCGAAACTGCTGGGCCAGGGGGACGATCCCTGGGGCGGCTACCGGGCTGGCTTTGAGGCGGAAGGCAAACTGGCGCTGAAGGATTTTAATATCACTAAAGACCTTGGTCCGGCCTCGCAGGAGGTTGAGCTGATCATCTCTGTGGAAGGCGTACGCCAGAAGTAG